A DNA window from Desertibacillus haloalkaliphilus contains the following coding sequences:
- a CDS encoding DUF1850 domain-containing protein, with protein sequence MNKKVRLLIFCFVIVSGYFFVQAKDTYELVIKEQRTQQEYYRMTVEPGDHISVSWIHSVERTPWQETYKIVDNQQLELIETRFQSFGAGVPHESNGETTIEDGYTVMTGIDRVVEQFSWVHSHDADFQLFLNDENIIESYELPHHHQLEFHIEKR encoded by the coding sequence ATGAATAAAAAAGTACGATTGCTTATATTTTGTTTTGTTATTGTCAGTGGGTATTTTTTCGTTCAGGCGAAGGATACGTATGAGCTCGTCATTAAAGAGCAACGAACACAACAAGAGTATTACCGCATGACCGTCGAACCCGGCGATCACATCAGCGTCTCTTGGATTCACTCAGTTGAACGAACCCCATGGCAGGAAACGTATAAAATTGTTGACAACCAACAACTAGAGCTCATCGAAACGCGGTTTCAGTCATTTGGTGCTGGGGTTCCGCATGAGAGCAATGGCGAGACGACCATCGAGGATGGCTACACAGTCATGACAGGGATCGATCGAGTCGTCGAACAATTTAGTTGGGTTCATTCCCATGACGCAGATTTTCAGTTGTTTTTAAATGACGAAAACATAATTGAATCATATGAACTCCCCCATCATCACCAATTGGAGTTTCATATAGAAAAGAGGTGA
- a CDS encoding TAXI family TRAP transporter solute-binding subunit yields the protein MKKYLMFLVLVLVLAACGGNDDQAGGEDGGQGSDEDLFVTVATGGTSGVYYPIGGAVASLLEGELGFDTSVQSTGASVENVNLLDTNRAELAITMADTVLQAYEGSGAFEGEEPKDNLRGLTALYPNYVQVVTTADSGIESIEDLAGRTVGVGAPNSGVELNARIILEAHGMSYEDINEDYLSYAEAIDQIKNGMVDAAFVTSGVPNATVIDLSTTETAVILPIEGEAMDYLAENYPFFSAGEIEAGAYDNEEAVPTAAITNLLLVNGDLSDEVVYDMTKTIFENIESIHSAHNAATNITIDTVTEGMPIPLHPGAEQYFEEVGALE from the coding sequence ATGAAAAAGTATTTGATGTTTCTTGTACTTGTTCTTGTCTTAGCTGCTTGCGGTGGTAACGACGATCAAGCGGGCGGAGAAGATGGTGGACAAGGTAGTGATGAAGACTTATTTGTAACGGTAGCTACTGGTGGTACATCAGGTGTTTACTACCCAATCGGAGGTGCGGTTGCTAGTTTACTAGAAGGTGAGCTTGGCTTTGATACATCTGTTCAATCAACAGGTGCTTCAGTGGAAAACGTTAACTTACTTGATACAAACCGTGCTGAATTAGCGATCACAATGGCTGATACAGTTTTACAAGCTTATGAAGGAAGTGGTGCTTTCGAAGGTGAGGAGCCAAAAGATAACCTACGCGGGTTAACAGCACTATATCCGAACTATGTTCAAGTGGTAACAACAGCAGACTCTGGCATTGAGTCGATTGAAGATCTAGCTGGTCGTACAGTTGGTGTAGGTGCACCAAACTCTGGTGTTGAATTAAATGCACGTATCATTTTAGAAGCACATGGCATGAGCTATGAAGATATTAATGAAGACTACTTATCTTACGCTGAAGCGATTGACCAAATCAAAAACGGTATGGTTGATGCGGCATTCGTAACAAGTGGTGTTCCAAATGCAACAGTGATTGACTTATCAACAACAGAAACAGCAGTGATCCTTCCAATCGAAGGTGAAGCAATGGACTACCTAGCAGAGAACTATCCGTTCTTCTCAGCAGGTGAAATTGAAGCTGGTGCTTATGACAATGAAGAAGCTGTTCCAACAGCAGCAATTACAAACCTACTATTAGTAAATGGTGACCTTTCAGATGAAGTCGTTTACGATATGACAAAAACAATCTTTGAAAATATCGAATCAATTCACAGTGCACACAATGCAGCAACGAACATCACTATAGATACAGTGACAGAAGGGATGCCAATTCCACTTCACCCAGGTGCAGAGCAATACTTTGAAGAAGTAGGCGCACTTGAGTAA
- a CDS encoding sigma-54-dependent transcriptional regulator has protein sequence MEKILIIDDEASICSSLEFALEDGYDVYSTTDPANGVEQIKQQPFDLCLLDLRIGDVDGIELLEEIKKVQADVVVIMITAYGTISSSVEAVQKGAYSYLTKPINIDELYAVIDKALEFKRLNDQVEYLKGQLERKYRYEGIVGQSPKMESVFRLIEKVKDVDTSVLIVGESGTGKELVARSIHFSGKRSGEHFEVVNCAAIPEHLLESELFGYEKGAFTGATGKKEGKFELANHGTIFLDEIGDMPLALQVKLLRVLQRKEVTPLGSTKTLKLDVRVIAATNKDLKKAVEKGEFREDLYFRLNVIEIGLPPLRERKEDIEYLIQYFIKEFNESLGKEIKGVSAEAKECLLDYEYPGNIRELGNTIEAAIVISDGPYIEVGDLPAVMRKDKQPRKPPEDVSIDSFVGLTTKEVEKQLILATLEYNNGHRRNTAEMLGISERNLREKLKLYQGQEEQ, from the coding sequence GTGGAAAAAATTCTAATCATTGATGATGAAGCGTCGATTTGTTCGTCACTCGAATTTGCTCTAGAAGATGGTTATGACGTTTATTCGACGACAGATCCGGCTAATGGTGTTGAGCAAATCAAGCAGCAGCCGTTTGACCTTTGCCTCCTCGACTTAAGAATTGGTGATGTCGACGGGATTGAGCTGTTAGAAGAAATCAAAAAAGTGCAAGCGGATGTTGTTGTCATCATGATCACCGCTTATGGAACGATCTCTTCATCGGTCGAAGCTGTGCAAAAAGGGGCGTATTCCTATTTAACGAAGCCGATTAATATCGACGAGCTGTATGCGGTCATTGATAAAGCGTTAGAGTTTAAACGTCTCAACGATCAAGTCGAATATTTAAAAGGCCAACTTGAACGCAAGTATCGCTATGAAGGCATCGTCGGTCAAAGCCCAAAAATGGAGTCGGTGTTCCGTTTGATTGAAAAAGTAAAAGATGTTGATACGAGCGTGTTAATCGTCGGGGAAAGTGGGACCGGAAAAGAGCTCGTCGCACGCTCGATTCATTTTTCTGGTAAGCGTAGTGGTGAGCATTTTGAAGTTGTCAATTGTGCGGCCATCCCTGAACACTTGCTCGAAAGTGAATTGTTTGGGTATGAAAAAGGCGCGTTCACAGGTGCAACTGGTAAAAAAGAAGGGAAGTTTGAGCTCGCCAATCATGGTACGATCTTTTTAGATGAGATCGGTGATATGCCACTCGCTCTTCAAGTCAAGCTCTTGCGCGTTCTTCAGCGTAAGGAAGTCACACCGCTTGGCTCAACAAAAACATTAAAGCTTGATGTTCGCGTGATTGCTGCCACGAATAAAGATTTAAAAAAAGCGGTTGAAAAAGGCGAATTCAGAGAGGATTTATACTTCCGCTTAAATGTCATTGAAATTGGCCTGCCGCCACTGAGGGAACGAAAAGAAGATATTGAGTACTTGATTCAATATTTTATAAAAGAGTTTAATGAGAGTTTAGGAAAAGAAATCAAGGGGGTAAGCGCTGAAGCGAAAGAGTGCTTGCTTGATTATGAGTATCCTGGCAACATTCGTGAGCTTGGCAATACGATCGAAGCAGCGATTGTTATTTCTGATGGACCTTATATTGAAGTTGGGGACCTGCCAGCAGTCATGCGAAAAGATAAACAACCACGTAAACCACCAGAAGATGTCTCGATTGACTCGTTTGTCGGGCTAACGACGAAAGAAGTCGAGAAACAGCTGATTTTAGCGACACTTGAATACAATAACGGTCATCGCCGTAACACCGCAGAAATGCTTGGCATTAGTGAACGTAATTTGCGGGAGAAACTAAAGCTCTATCAAGGGCAAGAGGAACAATAA
- a CDS encoding transporter substrate-binding domain-containing protein, with product MGSKRISFIFFALICFFIITQVAVAEDALEPGGQGTEPLLVAVHRDFAPIQFEEDGEYKGFAVELFKELARVQELEYQFVPMTLVDAVEAVDRGDIDLILGMPFSEQHAESVDFTNQFLASSIGVVTKSDAEITGVADLSGTLVSIQRGTAQYDFMKNIRGIHYLTTTNAVHALELLLAERSQAFVGDTLVASEFLRDAGVEDDYHFVESYLLPIDYTIGVPKGNFQLMGQLNRGLRTVISDGTYHELYDKWLQQPEDELADLLLLIIKIIVGLFLVALLLFFLGYRWNKQLQREVERKTRDLHVVNRHLQTQIEKTKNSHLFSQQLLNSSPRGIISCNRDGVISSINPKAEAFAGVSTDVVGKKATDVPLVNLLLKDELPTFFETAHAAKNQAKEAKWQRDDGQKFFIRYFVYPLYNFEEKVIGLILTFEDITEESKLRKQVFEQEKNQALTRLVAGIAHEIRNPFTSIKTFVELIPRKFDNERFRQEIATHVPQEIERLSELIEGLIDYTKPRKLNRELVETAELVQSSLVLFEATIRKKGFALHTDLASNLWIKVDRNQLKQVLINLLINSIDALELKETAEPLALTVRAYEENNDVVIAVTDQGVGMSEADIQIAFDPFFTTKPKGTGLGLAITKQYVKENDGQLEVFSKKGVGTTILLRFEKEKGDDVSGKNSNH from the coding sequence ATGGGCAGCAAGAGAATTTCATTCATTTTTTTCGCACTTATTTGTTTTTTTATTATTACTCAGGTTGCTGTTGCCGAGGATGCGCTTGAGCCTGGCGGGCAGGGGACAGAACCGTTGCTTGTCGCTGTACATCGTGATTTTGCGCCGATTCAATTTGAAGAAGATGGTGAATACAAAGGCTTTGCGGTTGAGTTATTCAAGGAGCTCGCTCGTGTGCAGGAGCTTGAGTATCAATTTGTACCAATGACGTTGGTAGATGCTGTGGAAGCGGTTGATCGGGGTGATATCGATTTGATTTTAGGGATGCCGTTTTCAGAGCAGCATGCGGAATCTGTGGATTTTACTAATCAGTTCCTTGCTTCATCGATTGGGGTCGTTACGAAGAGTGATGCGGAGATTACGGGTGTTGCTGATTTGTCAGGAACGCTCGTCTCTATTCAGCGTGGGACAGCACAATATGATTTTATGAAAAATATTCGTGGCATCCACTACTTAACGACAACGAATGCGGTCCATGCGCTTGAATTATTACTCGCTGAGAGAAGTCAGGCGTTTGTTGGGGATACACTCGTTGCTAGTGAATTTTTACGTGATGCTGGCGTTGAAGATGACTATCATTTCGTTGAAAGTTATTTACTTCCGATTGATTATACGATCGGTGTTCCAAAAGGAAATTTTCAATTGATGGGGCAGCTTAATCGAGGCTTACGAACAGTCATTAGTGATGGCACGTACCATGAATTGTACGATAAATGGCTTCAGCAGCCGGAAGATGAACTCGCAGATCTTCTGCTCTTAATTATAAAAATCATAGTCGGACTTTTCTTGGTGGCACTTTTGCTCTTTTTCCTTGGGTACCGTTGGAACAAGCAACTGCAGCGTGAAGTCGAACGAAAAACACGTGATTTACATGTCGTCAATCGTCATCTGCAAACACAGATTGAAAAGACAAAAAATAGTCACCTCTTTAGCCAGCAACTGCTAAATAGCAGTCCGCGTGGGATCATTTCGTGTAATCGTGATGGTGTGATTTCGTCAATCAATCCGAAGGCGGAGGCGTTTGCCGGTGTTTCCACTGATGTTGTTGGTAAAAAGGCAACCGATGTTCCGCTCGTGAACCTCTTACTCAAGGACGAACTGCCGACATTTTTTGAAACGGCACATGCGGCGAAAAACCAGGCTAAAGAAGCGAAATGGCAAAGAGATGACGGGCAAAAGTTTTTCATCCGTTACTTTGTTTATCCGCTCTATAATTTTGAAGAGAAAGTCATCGGTCTGATTTTGACGTTTGAAGATATAACCGAAGAGAGTAAGCTTCGCAAGCAAGTGTTTGAGCAGGAAAAGAATCAAGCGTTAACCCGACTAGTTGCAGGGATCGCCCATGAAATTCGCAATCCATTTACATCGATTAAAACATTTGTGGAGTTAATCCCACGCAAATTTGACAATGAGCGGTTTCGCCAGGAAATTGCGACTCATGTCCCGCAGGAAATTGAACGCTTAAGTGAATTGATTGAGGGTCTGATCGATTATACGAAACCACGCAAGCTTAACCGTGAGTTAGTCGAAACGGCAGAACTCGTGCAATCATCACTCGTTTTATTTGAAGCGACGATTCGAAAAAAAGGCTTTGCTCTGCATACCGACCTTGCTTCAAACCTGTGGATCAAGGTTGACCGTAACCAGTTGAAGCAAGTGCTGATTAACTTACTGATTAATAGTATTGACGCACTCGAGCTTAAAGAGACAGCTGAACCATTAGCACTTACTGTTCGTGCGTATGAAGAAAACAATGATGTTGTGATTGCGGTGACCGATCAAGGGGTAGGGATGAGTGAAGCGGATATTCAAATCGCCTTTGATCCGTTTTTTACAACGAAGCCAAAAGGGACAGGCCTTGGTCTGGCGATTACTAAGCAATATGTCAAAGAAAATGACGGTCAGTTAGAAGTATTTAGTAAAAAGGGCGTCGGAACAACGATTTTATTACGCTTTGAGAAGGAGAAGGGGGATGACGTAAGTGGAAAAAATTCTAATCATTGA
- a CDS encoding sulfite exporter TauE/SafE family protein — MILFLIIAGFIAAFIDSVVGGGGLISLPALLFTGMSPAQALGTNKLASSMGSFTSMLTFMRSGKVNLSLVAKLFPLSLIGSAIGAYIAWSIPSEFLEPIVLILLVFVAIYTIKNKNWGRVSTYGGLSKKSSVLIVLAAFVIGFYDGFLGPGTGSFLLFSFLLLGFDFVESAGNTKVLNFASNLAALVTFSLLDSVHMTYGLIMGASMVVGAFVGARFAIRQGVSYIRVIFITITVIFIGKNLWDYFM; from the coding sequence ATGATCTTATTTTTAATTATTGCAGGATTTATTGCCGCCTTTATTGACTCAGTCGTCGGTGGCGGAGGTTTGATCTCACTACCCGCACTGCTTTTTACCGGGATGAGTCCAGCACAAGCATTAGGGACAAATAAGCTAGCAAGCTCAATGGGCTCGTTTACGAGTATGCTTACGTTTATGCGCTCGGGGAAAGTGAACCTCTCGCTGGTCGCAAAACTGTTCCCGTTATCGTTAATCGGTTCAGCGATTGGTGCTTATATCGCGTGGTCCATCCCATCAGAATTTTTAGAGCCAATTGTGTTGATTCTCTTAGTCTTTGTGGCGATCTATACGATAAAAAACAAAAACTGGGGCCGAGTCTCTACATACGGCGGTCTATCAAAGAAATCATCAGTATTAATTGTTTTAGCTGCTTTTGTGATTGGTTTTTATGATGGTTTTCTTGGGCCGGGAACGGGTTCGTTTTTATTATTTTCCTTTTTGTTACTTGGGTTTGACTTTGTTGAGTCAGCCGGGAATACGAAGGTGTTGAACTTTGCGAGTAATCTAGCAGCACTTGTGACGTTTAGTTTATTAGATTCGGTTCATATGACGTATGGGTTGATTATGGGTGCGTCGATGGTGGTTGGTGCTTTTGTCGGTGCGCGTTTTGCGATTAGGCAAGGGGTTTCGTATATTCGGGTTATTTTTATCACAATTACCGTCATTTTTATCGGGAAAAACTTGTGGGATTATTTTATGTGA
- the glaH gene encoding glutarate dioxygenase GlaH gives MATVEQKAMKFVQSKEAFEVKPHPQSNRLYHIEIKKEVVKSFLDQVSDISVQRLEYVPYMRHIVANTLETLMGENFRELIRSIIHDRESGGFTIGVQGATEDKEEYVKFGTALAYIAGIPNFDAMSGKYYARFTVKDTDNSDSYLRQAYRTFTLHTDGTFVNEPTDWLIMMKMHEENAKGGESRLLHLDDWDELDKFANDPLGSHQFTYKAPASKNVDEDVLRTTFFKDNNKHCICFIDQFVYPETVDQAKYLQEMSESLENDDSVIELELPVGDLVLVNNLFWMHGRAAFEKDPNLNRELMRLRGRFTK, from the coding sequence ATGGCAACTGTCGAGCAAAAAGCAATGAAGTTTGTACAATCAAAAGAGGCATTTGAGGTGAAACCACATCCGCAAAGTAACCGTCTCTATCATATTGAAATTAAAAAAGAGGTTGTAAAAAGTTTTCTAGATCAAGTGAGTGATATTTCTGTCCAACGGTTAGAATATGTCCCGTATATGCGCCACATTGTTGCGAATACGCTAGAAACATTAATGGGTGAAAACTTCCGCGAGTTAATTCGCAGCATCATTCATGATCGTGAATCGGGTGGGTTTACAATCGGTGTTCAAGGTGCCACTGAGGACAAAGAAGAGTATGTGAAGTTTGGGACAGCTCTTGCTTACATTGCCGGCATTCCGAACTTTGATGCGATGAGCGGCAAATACTATGCGCGCTTTACGGTGAAAGATACAGACAATAGTGATTCGTACTTGCGTCAAGCGTACCGCACATTTACGCTTCATACAGATGGAACATTCGTCAATGAGCCAACGGATTGGCTAATTATGATGAAAATGCATGAAGAGAATGCGAAGGGTGGCGAGTCTCGTCTCCTTCACCTAGATGATTGGGATGAACTTGATAAGTTCGCGAATGATCCACTTGGTAGCCACCAATTCACATATAAAGCGCCAGCGAGTAAAAATGTCGATGAAGATGTGCTTCGTACAACATTCTTTAAAGACAACAACAAACATTGCATCTGCTTTATTGATCAATTTGTTTACCCTGAAACAGTGGACCAAGCGAAATATCTACAAGAAATGTCTGAGTCACTTGAAAACGATGACAGTGTGATTGAGTTAGAATTACCAGTTGGCGACTTAGTTTTAGTTAATAACTTGTTCTGGATGCATGGGCGTGCAGCCTTTGAAAAAGATCCGAACTTAAATCGCGAGCTTATGCGTTTACGCGGACGTTTTACAAAATAA
- a CDS encoding DUF3870 domain-containing protein encodes MINTNTMFIAGHARLPQGMAAKSVFDTLTITAEVDRKYGVILEASCTLATEHGREFVGSLLKGVSLNDGIEEPLQALQNYYRGKATHALAAALKDLHLHFQQVKAEEKN; translated from the coding sequence ATGATTAATACAAATACGATGTTTATAGCGGGGCACGCGCGTTTGCCACAAGGGATGGCGGCGAAAAGTGTATTTGATACACTAACCATTACAGCGGAAGTGGACCGCAAGTATGGCGTTATCTTAGAGGCTTCTTGTACACTTGCAACCGAGCATGGCCGAGAATTTGTAGGTTCCTTGCTCAAAGGGGTTAGCTTAAATGATGGAATTGAAGAGCCGCTTCAGGCATTACAAAACTATTATCGCGGTAAGGCGACACACGCACTTGCTGCGGCCTTAAAGGATCTACACTTGCATTTCCAGCAAGTGAAAGCTGAAGAAAAGAATTGA
- the lhgO gene encoding L-2-hydroxyglutarate oxidase has translation MFDFAIVGGGIVGLSTGMALYERYPNAKVLVIEKEKQLAEHQTGHNSGVIHSGIYYKPGSFKARFARQGSQSMTRFCQEHDIEHDICGKVIVATNQEELPLLENLYNRGLENELAIQKIGPDELKEIEPHVRGVGAIRVPMAGIVNYRQVSEKFGEIIRERGGEIQLGTKVEKIHENDDGVVIETDKDTHRARVVINCAGLHSDRVAKSTGYQTDMKIVPFRGEYFKLKPEKRYLVKNLIYPVPNPNFPFLGVHFTRMIGGEVDAGPNAVLSFKREGYKKTDFSARDFSEVMRYGGFWKLASKFMKEGLEEMYRSVSKARFVESLQQLIPEITADDLVPGPAGVRAQALKHDGGLVDDFHIILGKKSVHVCNAPSPAATASIEIGKEVVSRIPAQEHLKAAAIIS, from the coding sequence ATGTTTGATTTTGCAATCGTAGGTGGAGGGATTGTAGGCCTTTCAACTGGAATGGCTTTGTATGAACGGTACCCAAATGCGAAGGTGCTCGTGATTGAAAAAGAGAAGCAACTAGCAGAGCATCAAACGGGACATAACAGTGGTGTGATTCACTCAGGAATCTATTATAAGCCTGGTAGTTTCAAAGCTAGGTTCGCACGACAAGGTAGTCAATCGATGACGCGTTTTTGTCAGGAGCATGACATTGAACATGATATCTGTGGAAAAGTGATCGTCGCAACAAACCAAGAGGAACTACCGTTACTAGAAAACTTGTATAATCGTGGCCTGGAAAATGAGCTCGCGATTCAAAAAATAGGCCCTGATGAATTAAAGGAAATTGAACCACATGTTCGTGGTGTTGGTGCGATTCGTGTACCAATGGCGGGGATTGTAAACTATCGTCAAGTGAGTGAAAAGTTCGGTGAGATTATTCGTGAGCGTGGTGGCGAAATCCAGCTTGGTACAAAAGTTGAAAAGATTCATGAAAATGACGACGGTGTTGTCATTGAGACAGATAAAGATACGCACCGTGCACGTGTTGTCATTAATTGTGCTGGTCTTCATAGTGATCGTGTTGCCAAAAGTACCGGTTACCAAACAGATATGAAGATCGTTCCGTTTCGAGGCGAATATTTTAAGCTAAAGCCTGAAAAACGCTACCTAGTGAAAAACTTAATTTATCCGGTTCCTAACCCGAACTTCCCATTTTTAGGTGTTCATTTCACGCGCATGATTGGTGGGGAAGTGGATGCGGGGCCGAATGCTGTCTTAAGTTTTAAACGTGAAGGTTATAAAAAGACAGACTTTAGTGCAAGAGATTTTTCAGAAGTGATGCGTTACGGCGGATTTTGGAAGCTTGCGAGCAAGTTTATGAAAGAAGGGCTTGAAGAAATGTATCGATCAGTCAGTAAGGCGAGATTTGTTGAGAGCTTGCAACAATTAATTCCTGAAATTACCGCAGATGACCTTGTCCCAGGACCAGCGGGCGTGCGCGCGCAAGCTCTAAAGCATGATGGTGGATTAGTAGATGACTTCCACATTATTTTAGGGAAGAAAAGTGTTCACGTCTGTAATGCGCCATCACCAGCAGCAACCGCATCGATTGAGATCGGTAAGGAAGTAGTCAGCCGCATTCCGGCACAAGAGCATTTAAAAGCTGCAGCGATCATTTCGTAA
- a CDS encoding fumarylacetoacetate hydrolase family protein, translating to MRLATVKHNQTEKAAIVDGGNVYLIEEINKQLDKNWSTDVFAIIEKGELEQINTWYQRDGVLGDGLQAIPQADVDFGPLYRHPRKIWGIGLNYVEHAADLSEKSPNTEPASFMKPDTTIIGPKDTINIPKQSERTTAEAELGIIIGKECKDVSAENAKDVIAGFTTIIDMTAEDILQRNPRYLTRSKSFDTFFSFGPQLVTADEVEDVLTLEVSTMINGELHRKNVVENMTFRPWDLVSFHSQVMTLLPGDIISTGTPGAVVIRDGDVVECRIDGFETLVNSVIDLKK from the coding sequence ATGAGATTAGCTACTGTAAAACATAACCAAACAGAAAAAGCAGCTATTGTAGATGGAGGAAACGTTTATCTAATTGAAGAGATTAATAAGCAACTAGATAAGAACTGGTCGACAGATGTGTTTGCGATCATTGAAAAAGGCGAGTTAGAGCAAATCAACACGTGGTACCAACGTGATGGGGTTCTAGGTGATGGTTTGCAAGCCATTCCTCAAGCTGACGTAGACTTCGGACCGTTATACCGTCATCCACGAAAAATTTGGGGCATTGGTCTGAACTATGTAGAGCATGCGGCTGATTTAAGTGAAAAGTCACCGAATACCGAGCCGGCAAGTTTTATGAAGCCGGATACAACCATTATTGGCCCGAAAGATACGATCAACATTCCAAAGCAGTCAGAGCGAACGACAGCTGAAGCTGAACTTGGGATTATCATCGGCAAGGAATGTAAAGACGTTTCTGCTGAAAACGCAAAAGATGTAATTGCTGGTTTTACAACGATCATTGATATGACTGCTGAAGATATTTTGCAGCGAAACCCAAGGTACTTAACTCGGTCGAAAAGCTTTGATACATTCTTTAGTTTTGGACCACAGCTAGTGACAGCTGATGAAGTTGAAGATGTGTTAACACTGGAAGTATCAACGATGATTAATGGTGAACTGCATCGAAAGAATGTTGTTGAAAATATGACGTTCCGACCGTGGGATTTAGTTTCATTTCACTCACAAGTAATGACGTTATTGCCAGGTGATATCATTTCAACAGGTACGCCGGGAGCGGTCGTGATTCGTGATGGTGACGTCGTCGAATGTCGGATTGATGGATTTGAAACGCTAGTTAACTCAGTCATTGATTTAAAAAAATAA
- a CDS encoding GntR family transcriptional regulator, with protein sequence MGNEMKDKATVLYYVTTSLRQAILDGTLKKGERLKQEEWATRLGVSRMPVREALRQLQIEGLVKIEPHRGAIVTPITVEDIEEIYHTRSFLEGLAVEKSLPYLTREDKEELGSTLIKMESLQLTAETNDYYVNLNANFHKTLRKGCPWTRVHTMVESLGISPIAPSLLVDHYPETQREHRMIYEAVMRDDPQELRTAIEYHILRTKNNLISVMKQMQPQESESDGS encoded by the coding sequence TTGGGTAATGAAATGAAAGACAAAGCCACGGTTTTATACTATGTGACAACAAGTTTAAGGCAAGCCATTCTAGACGGCACATTGAAAAAAGGAGAACGACTTAAACAAGAAGAGTGGGCAACGAGGTTAGGAGTTAGCCGTATGCCTGTTCGTGAAGCGTTACGTCAATTGCAAATCGAAGGGCTTGTCAAAATTGAACCACATCGTGGGGCCATCGTCACCCCAATTACGGTTGAGGATATCGAAGAAATATATCATACCCGCTCATTTTTAGAAGGATTAGCGGTTGAAAAGTCATTACCGTATTTAACACGAGAAGATAAAGAAGAACTAGGGAGTACTTTAATAAAGATGGAATCGTTACAGCTTACTGCTGAGACGAATGATTACTATGTGAATTTAAATGCTAATTTCCATAAAACATTACGAAAAGGCTGCCCGTGGACGCGGGTGCATACAATGGTGGAGAGCCTGGGGATTTCGCCAATCGCCCCGAGTTTGCTTGTCGATCATTACCCTGAAACTCAACGGGAGCATCGGATGATTTACGAGGCGGTTATGCGTGATGATCCGCAAGAGTTGCGTACAGCGATCGAGTATCACATTTTGCGTACGAAAAATAACTTAATCTCAGTAATGAAACAGATGCAGCCACAAGAAAGTGAATCAGACGGGTCGTAG
- a CDS encoding TAXI family TRAP transporter solute-binding subunit gives MFKKLVVPFILGTSLLAAGCSSDGAGGSGEDRINFATGTTTGIYYPSGSIISDLWSNEIEDITASSQASNGSVQNINFIQQGEADVGWTTAGVAIDAYNGDASFDGRAYEDLRVIAALYPNYNYFVARDGGGVEEIADVEGKQFAPGATGSATETEAERTIGLYGLTFDDVNTNFVGFTEATDLMRNNQIDAAMVNAGIPTSAVSEMLSTADGKLLSMEQDKIDELMADNPFYVQLDIPAGTYENQDYDVKTVAQYNFIVADARMSDEVAYELVSTLWENLDDIKGSHGVFEQFDVQLATEGIANVPVHPGAERYYQEQGVIE, from the coding sequence ATGTTCAAAAAATTAGTCGTTCCATTCATTTTAGGTACTTCTTTACTAGCTGCAGGCTGTAGCTCAGATGGTGCAGGTGGTAGTGGGGAAGATCGCATTAACTTTGCAACAGGGACTACAACAGGGATTTACTATCCATCTGGTTCAATCATTTCTGACTTGTGGTCCAATGAGATTGAAGATATAACAGCAAGCTCACAAGCTTCAAATGGGAGTGTTCAAAACATTAACTTTATCCAGCAAGGTGAAGCCGATGTTGGCTGGACAACAGCTGGGGTTGCTATTGACGCTTATAATGGCGATGCTTCCTTTGATGGTCGTGCATATGAAGATTTACGAGTGATTGCCGCCTTATATCCAAACTACAACTATTTCGTAGCAAGGGATGGCGGTGGAGTTGAGGAGATCGCCGATGTTGAAGGAAAGCAATTTGCACCAGGTGCAACTGGAAGTGCGACTGAGACAGAGGCAGAGCGTACAATTGGGCTTTATGGGTTAACGTTTGATGATGTAAATACAAACTTTGTTGGCTTTACTGAAGCGACTGACTTAATGAGAAATAATCAAATTGACGCGGCGATGGTGAACGCTGGGATACCGACATCTGCCGTATCAGAGATGCTTTCAACAGCTGATGGAAAGTTATTAAGCATGGAACAGGATAAGATTGATGAATTAATGGCAGATAATCCGTTTTACGTTCAATTAGACATTCCGGCTGGAACCTATGAAAACCAAGATTATGATGTGAAAACCGTTGCTCAGTATAACTTTATTGTGGCAGACGCAAGAATGTCTGATGAAGTTGCATATGAACTTGTAAGTACATTGTGGGAAAACTTAGATGACATTAAAGGGTCTCATGGTGTGTTTGAGCAATTTGATGTCCAATTAGCAACAGAAGGGATTGCCAATGTACCAGTGCACCCAGGAGCTGAGCGTTACTACCAAGAGCAGGGGGTTATCGAGTAA